The Arthrobacter sp. PM3 genome contains the following window.
AGCGGCTGGGGCGGTGCCGGGCTGGTGTTCGCAGTGGCCAGCGGCTGCTATGCCGCCATGGGGCTGGGCGCCCTGCTGATCCGGACCCGGCGGGGCACGGCAGCCGAGCGGGCCGGCCAGGCGAAGCCCGCCCTGTTCGACGGTCTGCGCCTGATCCGCCGGGACAGCCTCGTCTGGGCCCTGGTCCTGGGGGCAATGTTCTTCATCGTTGTCGGCGAGGCCACGAACGTGCTTGAGGTCTTCCTGGCCCGCGGCGACCTCGGCGCCACCGAGACGCAGTACGGGCTCCTGACCGCGGCATTCGGCCTGGGCATGGCCGGCGGGGCGGCGATCGCCGGCACCATCCGGTCCCCCCGGGTACGTCTGCGCGCGCTGCTGGCCTCCATGGTGCTGGCCTCGGTCCAGCTGGTCATCATGGGAATGGTGCCCAGCGTGGAGCTGCTCTTTGTGGCCTACACGGCGATGGGGGCGTCCTGCGGGGCCCTGAACGCCTGCTTCGGGGCGATCGCGATTCTTCGGATTCCGGACAGCGGGCGCGGGCAGGCGATGGCGATCGTCGGCGGGATGACGCGGGCGGTGTCCATTGCGGCGCTGGCGCTGGGCGGGCTGCTGGGCGCGCTGGTTCCGGTCCGTGTCAGCTTCGGGCTCACGGGAGCGGTCGCGGTGCTGGTGTCCCTCGCCCTGGCCGCCTACGTCCTGCCCCGGTTCGGCCGGGAGGAGTCAGCGGCCGCCGTGCCCGCGGCGGCCGCCGCCTCAGGCGGGCAGCAGGAAGCCGTCGCGGACCAGGTTCCGCACTTCTTCGAGCAGCCCGGCCCGGAACGTGGTGCCGTCAAAGCCCTCGTAACCGCCCAGCAGGGCCTCGAGGGCGCCGATGATCTGCACGACGGAGAGGTCGCCGTCGCACGCTGAGACAAAACCGGCCAGCTCGGTGCTGAGCAGGTTGGTGCGGCGCAGCCCGGCGCCCTGCCGCAGCAGGATCACGCCGGGGTGTTCCGCCCCCGGGCGCTGGTGCCGCTCCTCGGTGACGTCGTCCGCGACGAGCAGGTGGACGCCCGCCAGGTCATGGGCGGCCAGCCAGTCGGCCCGCTCGACGGCCGCACCCAGGTGCGGCCCCACCGGCTGCTCGATCGGGTAGGTGATCTCCTCGAACCGGGCCAGCACCGCCCCGGTACCGGCAGGCGGCCGGCGCAGCCAGATCATGCCGAAACCGATCCCTGCCACGTTGCGCGAGGCGAAGTCCTCAAGGTAGGCCGCGTACGAGTCCTGGTAGAGCCGGCGGTCGCGGTATTCGGAGGCGTCCTGCAGCCAGGTTTCGGCGTACTGCTCCGGCCCGACCTGCTCGCGCTGGATGAACCAGACGTCCGTGGCCGGATCGGCCCAGCTCTGGGGCCGGGCGGACCATGCGGTTCCGGCCGTGATTTCCCAGTTGCCCAGCAGCTGGGCCGTCCCTCCCGGGGCGAGCACGGAGGGCAGGGCCCGGACCAGGGACGACACGATCTCGTCCCCCGGAAGGCCGCCGTCGCGGTATGTGAACTGGTCCGTGGCGGTCTCGCCCAGGCTGCGGGGCGTGATGACAAACGGCGGGTTGGATACCACCAGCTCGAACCGCTCCCCCGCCACGGGATCCAGCAAGGACCCGAGCCGCAGGCTCACTCGGGACTCGAGGTCGGACGGGTCCAGGTGCAGCTCGGCGGCGTTGAGGAGCAGGTTGAACCGGGTAAAGGCGAGCGCGCGGGCGGAAATGTCGGTCGCCGTCACGTGCTCGGCATGGTGCAGCAGGTGGAAGGTCTGGATGCCG
Protein-coding sequences here:
- a CDS encoding methyltransferase translates to MTSSAHTPATPVAATPAQPGPEPAARFTAGSTPEAPRSDLPGLLEALSADLRAAGYTVDGVAELLGEAAHSALSRDQLVPALIVTARAAGEPATAALAVVVRLWLLAEPQPAEVLDAALPGIRTEGLTELGLVEPAAGGLIQAKVDLRPYGWDPTVGEDGTEQGGADLWVASDLAAHQRAGVLRHDHVLGIGQASTTLVQVTARRHVARALDLGTGCGIQTFHLLHHAEHVTATDISARALAFTRFNLLLNAAELHLDPSDLESRVSLRLGSLLDPVAGERFELVVSNPPFVITPRSLGETATDQFTYRDGGLPGDEIVSSLVRALPSVLAPGGTAQLLGNWEITAGTAWSARPQSWADPATDVWFIQREQVGPEQYAETWLQDASEYRDRRLYQDSYAAYLEDFASRNVAGIGFGMIWLRRPPAGTGAVLARFEEITYPIEQPVGPHLGAAVERADWLAAHDLAGVHLLVADDVTEERHQRPGAEHPGVILLRQGAGLRRTNLLSTELAGFVSACDGDLSVVQIIGALEALLGGYEGFDGTTFRAGLLEEVRNLVRDGFLLPA